A region of Aliivibrio fischeri DNA encodes the following proteins:
- the cyaY gene encoding iron donor protein CyaY, with translation MNNTEFHELVDEKLQLIEDMIDDSGADIEPVITGNVLTLEFENRSQIVINKQEPMHEIWLASKSGGFHFSYVDEKWTCSKTGMEFIEMVKEECQKHADEEIEWA, from the coding sequence ATGAATAACACTGAATTTCACGAACTAGTCGATGAAAAACTGCAATTAATCGAAGATATGATTGATGATTCGGGTGCTGATATTGAACCTGTTATCACAGGAAACGTATTAACGCTGGAATTTGAAAATCGCAGCCAAATCGTAATTAACAAACAAGAACCAATGCACGAAATTTGGTTAGCTTCAAAATCTGGTGGCTTCCACTTCTCTTATGTTGATGAAAAATGGACATGTTCTAAAACGGGAATGGAGTTTATCGAGATGGTAAAAGAAGAGTGTCAGAAGCACGCCGATGAAGAGATTGAGTGGGCTTAA
- a CDS encoding lipoprotein, giving the protein MHKRVMALMLLSLLTLAGCGQTGPLYMPADEAPQTEAAE; this is encoded by the coding sequence ATGCACAAAAGAGTGATGGCATTAATGCTATTAAGCCTTCTTACTTTAGCTGGTTGTGGCCAAACTGGTCCGTTGTACATGCCTGCAGATGAAGCACCACAAACAGAAGCGGCAGAGTAG
- the lysA gene encoding diaminopimelate decarboxylase: MDYFNYKDDGQLWAEELPITQLAEQFDTPLYVYSRATLERHWKAFDNSVGNHPHLVCYAVKANSNIGVLNALARLGSGFDIVSQGELERVVAAGGDPTKVVFSGVGKTADEMRRALELKIKCFNVESEPELERLNAVAAEMGVIAPISLRINPDVDAKTHPYISTGLRDNKFGIAFDRAPEVYKFAQSLPNLDVQGIDCHIGSQLTDIDPFIDATDRLLALIDDLKAQGVNIRHLDVGGGLGVVYRDELPPQPSEYATALLGRLAEHQDLELIFEPGRAIAANAGILVTKVEFLKHTEHKNFAIIDAAMNDLMRPALYQAWQDIVPVVPREGDAQNYDLVGPICETGDFLGKDRALVLEANDLLAVRSSGAYGFVMSSNYNTRCRAAEIMVDGGDVHLVRKREELSSLWELEAILPN; the protein is encoded by the coding sequence TTGGATTATTTCAATTATAAAGATGATGGACAACTTTGGGCTGAAGAACTGCCTATTACACAGTTAGCTGAGCAATTCGACACACCTTTATACGTGTATTCTCGTGCGACACTAGAGCGCCACTGGAAAGCATTTGATAACTCTGTAGGTAATCACCCTCATCTTGTGTGTTATGCCGTAAAAGCGAACTCAAATATCGGCGTGTTAAACGCACTTGCTCGTCTAGGTTCAGGGTTTGATATTGTTTCTCAAGGTGAATTAGAGCGTGTTGTTGCCGCAGGTGGCGATCCAACTAAGGTTGTTTTTTCTGGTGTAGGTAAAACGGCTGATGAAATGCGTCGTGCATTAGAGCTAAAAATTAAATGCTTTAATGTTGAATCAGAGCCAGAACTTGAACGCCTAAATGCTGTTGCGGCTGAAATGGGGGTTATTGCGCCTATTTCTTTACGTATTAATCCAGATGTTGATGCAAAAACACATCCGTATATATCTACAGGGTTGCGTGATAACAAATTTGGTATTGCGTTTGATCGTGCACCTGAAGTGTATAAATTTGCTCAAAGCCTGCCAAATTTAGATGTTCAAGGTATCGACTGTCATATCGGCTCTCAATTAACCGATATTGACCCCTTTATTGATGCAACGGATCGTCTGCTTGCGTTGATTGATGATTTAAAAGCACAAGGCGTCAATATTCGTCACCTTGATGTTGGTGGTGGCCTTGGTGTGGTTTATCGAGATGAATTACCGCCACAACCTTCTGAATATGCGACCGCATTATTAGGTAGACTAGCGGAACATCAAGATTTAGAACTTATTTTTGAGCCGGGACGTGCTATTGCTGCAAATGCAGGTATCCTAGTTACTAAAGTTGAGTTTTTAAAACACACTGAGCATAAAAACTTTGCGATTATTGATGCGGCAATGAACGATCTAATGCGTCCTGCTCTTTATCAAGCGTGGCAAGATATTGTTCCTGTTGTACCTCGTGAGGGTGACGCTCAAAATTACGATCTTGTTGGTCCTATTTGCGAAACCGGTGATTTCCTAGGGAAAGATCGAGCATTGGTATTAGAAGCGAATGATTTACTGGCAGTTCGCTCATCAGGTGCTTATGGGTTTGTAATGTCATCCAACTATAATACACGTTGCCGAGCGGCAGAGATTATGGTGGATGGCGGGGACGTTCACCTTGTTCGTAAGCGTGAAGAGCTAAGCTCATTGTGGGAACTGGAAGCGATTTTACCCAACTAA
- a CDS encoding 23S rRNA (adenine(2030)-N(6))-methyltransferase RlmJ codes for MLSYRHSFHAGNHADVVKHIVQSLILNSLTQKDKPFVYHDTHSGVGRYDLTHEWSEKTGEYKQGIARIWDQTNLPEEITSYLDAIKALNDGEELRYYPGSPRVGRAHLRRQDRMVLTELHPSDYPLLEQEFHRDRQVSIYKEDGFARLKASLPPKERRGLVLIDPPYELAKEYRDVVTAIGQSHKRWATGIYAIWYPVVNRHDIDDMINGLKKLDIRNILQIELGVSPDTNERGMTASGMIVINPPWKLESQMNDILPFLKEAIAPATGHFKVEWIVPE; via the coding sequence ATGTTAAGTTACCGTCACAGTTTTCATGCAGGCAACCATGCAGATGTGGTTAAACACATAGTACAAAGCCTTATCCTTAATTCATTAACTCAAAAAGATAAACCATTTGTTTATCATGACACCCACTCAGGTGTTGGCCGTTACGACTTAACGCATGAATGGTCTGAAAAAACAGGTGAATACAAACAAGGTATCGCACGTATCTGGGATCAAACGAATCTTCCAGAAGAAATCACCAGCTACCTTGATGCTATCAAAGCCTTAAATGACGGCGAAGAGCTGCGTTACTACCCGGGTTCTCCTCGTGTTGGCCGTGCACATTTGCGTCGCCAAGACCGTATGGTACTGACGGAACTTCACCCTTCAGATTACCCACTGCTTGAACAAGAGTTTCATCGTGATCGCCAAGTGTCTATCTATAAAGAAGACGGCTTTGCGCGACTAAAAGCAAGTCTTCCGCCAAAAGAGCGCAGAGGATTAGTCTTAATCGACCCACCTTATGAGCTTGCAAAAGAATATCGCGATGTTGTTACTGCTATTGGCCAAAGTCACAAGCGTTGGGCTACGGGTATTTATGCGATTTGGTATCCGGTAGTAAATCGTCACGATATCGACGATATGATCAACGGATTAAAAAAATTAGACATTCGTAACATTCTGCAAATTGAATTAGGTGTATCACCAGATACCAACGAGCGTGGCATGACAGCATCAGGCATGATCGTAATTAACCCACCTTGGAAGCTAGAAAGCCAAATGAATGATATTTTGCCTTTCTTAAAAGAAGCGATTGCACCAGCAACAGGTCACTTCAAAGTTGAGTGGATTGTTCCAGAGTAA
- the prlC gene encoding oligopeptidase A — protein MSNPLLTFTDLPPFSQIKPEHIQPAVEQAIADCRAKIEEVLASDVTPSWESIIVPLAETDDRLSRIWSPVSHLNSVKNSEAWREAYEACLPELSEYGTWVGQHKGLYEAYKSIKESEAFASLSQAQQKTIIDELRDFDLSGIGLPADQQKRYGEISKRSSELSSNFSNNVLDATMGWSKHITDEKELSGLPESAMAAAKAAAEAKELDGWLLTLEMPSYLPVMTYCDNKPLRKEIYEAFVTRASDRGPNAGKWDNSAIMEEELQLRHEIARLLGFGSYSDKSLATKMAESPTQVLGFLNDLATKAKPQGEREVEELKAFVKEEFGIDELDLWDITYYSEKLKQKLYQISDEELRPYFPESKAVSGLFEVLNRLFGMTVVEREGVDVWHESVRFFDIFDSTNTLRGSFYLDLYAREHKRGGAWMDECRVRRLTQEGELQTPVAYLTCNFNKPVGGKPALFTHDEVVTLFHEFGHGIHHMLTQIDVASVSGINGVPWDAVELPSQFLENWCYEEEALAFISGHYETGEPLPKEMLDKMLAAKNFQSAMFILRQLEFGLFDFTLHTNFDPELGGRVLETLAEVKAKVAVLPSVEWNRFSHSFGHIFAGGYSAGYYSYLWAEVLSADAFSRFEEEGIFNTETGQSFLNNILEMGGSEEPMELFKRFRGREPQVDAMLRHAGIGA, from the coding sequence ATGTCTAACCCGCTACTGACCTTCACCGATTTACCTCCATTTTCTCAAATTAAGCCTGAGCATATTCAGCCAGCTGTAGAACAAGCGATTGCTGATTGCCGTGCAAAAATTGAAGAAGTATTAGCTTCTGACGTAACTCCTAGCTGGGAAAGCATTATTGTTCCTTTAGCGGAAACGGATGATCGCCTTAGCCGTATTTGGTCACCAGTAAGCCATTTAAATTCAGTAAAAAACAGCGAAGCATGGCGCGAAGCTTATGAAGCGTGTCTACCTGAGTTATCTGAATATGGCACTTGGGTTGGCCAACACAAAGGATTGTACGAAGCGTATAAATCCATTAAAGAGAGCGAGGCGTTTGCGTCTTTATCTCAAGCTCAACAAAAAACCATCATTGATGAACTGCGTGATTTTGACTTATCAGGTATTGGTTTACCGGCTGATCAACAAAAGCGTTACGGCGAGATCAGTAAACGCAGCTCTGAGCTAAGCTCAAACTTCAGCAACAATGTGCTTGATGCAACTATGGGTTGGTCAAAACACATTACGGACGAAAAAGAGTTATCAGGTTTACCTGAATCTGCAATGGCGGCAGCAAAAGCTGCGGCTGAAGCAAAAGAATTGGATGGCTGGTTACTTACGTTAGAAATGCCATCTTACTTACCTGTAATGACGTACTGTGATAACAAACCATTACGTAAAGAAATTTATGAAGCGTTCGTTACTCGTGCATCGGATCGCGGTCCAAATGCAGGTAAGTGGGATAACAGCGCAATCATGGAAGAAGAATTACAACTTCGTCATGAAATCGCTCGTCTACTTGGTTTTGGTTCATACAGTGATAAATCATTGGCAACCAAAATGGCAGAAAGCCCAACTCAAGTACTTGGCTTTTTAAATGACCTAGCAACAAAAGCAAAACCTCAAGGTGAGCGTGAAGTTGAAGAGCTAAAAGCGTTTGTAAAAGAAGAGTTTGGTATTGATGAGTTAGATCTGTGGGACATCACTTACTACTCTGAAAAATTAAAGCAAAAGCTGTATCAAATCTCGGATGAAGAGCTTCGCCCTTACTTCCCTGAATCAAAAGCCGTATCTGGCCTATTTGAAGTATTAAACCGTCTGTTTGGTATGACAGTAGTTGAGCGTGAAGGTGTGGATGTATGGCACGAATCAGTGCGTTTCTTTGATATCTTTGATTCAACGAACACACTACGTGGCAGCTTCTACCTTGATTTGTATGCTCGTGAGCATAAGCGCGGTGGCGCGTGGATGGATGAGTGTCGTGTACGTCGTTTGACTCAAGAAGGTGAACTACAGACGCCTGTTGCTTATCTAACTTGTAACTTTAATAAACCTGTCGGTGGTAAACCTGCACTGTTTACTCACGATGAAGTGGTGACGTTATTCCACGAATTTGGTCACGGTATTCATCACATGCTGACTCAAATTGATGTGGCTTCGGTATCGGGCATTAATGGTGTGCCTTGGGATGCAGTTGAGCTGCCAAGTCAGTTCTTAGAAAACTGGTGTTATGAAGAAGAGGCGTTAGCGTTTATCTCTGGTCATTATGAAACGGGTGAACCGCTTCCTAAAGAGATGCTAGATAAAATGCTAGCAGCGAAAAACTTCCAATCAGCGATGTTTATTTTGCGCCAGTTAGAGTTTGGTTTGTTTGATTTTACACTACACACTAATTTTGACCCTGAACTAGGCGGTCGAGTGCTGGAAACGCTAGCGGAAGTGAAAGCGAAAGTAGCGGTATTACCAAGTGTTGAGTGGAACCGTTTCTCTCACAGCTTTGGTCATATTTTTGCAGGCGGGTACAGTGCTGGTTATTACAGCTACCTATGGGCAGAAGTATTATCAGCTGATGCGTTCTCTCGTTTTGAAGAGGAAGGCATTTTTAATACCGAGACTGGCCAAAGTTTCTTAAATAATATTTTGGAAATGGGTGGCAGTGAAGAACCGATGGAGTTGTTCAAGCGTTTCCGTGGTCGTGAGCCGCAAGTTGATGCAATGCTGCGTCACGCGGGTATTGGAGCTTAA